The Psychrobacillus sp. FSL K6-2836 nucleotide sequence CTTCTACCATGATGCCTTCTATCGAATGATCAAATGGTCCGAGGATGGAAAAGAAATAATGGATTTAGTTGAGAGAAGTCGATGAATAAAAAACGAGCAGTGACATTTAGTCATCGCTCGTTTTTTATTTTTGTGAATAATTATCCAATTTCATCCAAAGTTTTACGGATTTATTAAAAGTAATGGATAAATTTACCGCTCAGCAAGTAAATCACATTTGAGAGCAAGTAAACAAACAATGAGCAAAAGTAAATTATAGAGGAAAGCAAGTAATTGGAGGGTCAAAGCAAGTAAATAGTCTTAGAGATAAAGATTTAATCAGTGAGAGTTTTTCTAATGAGATAAATGGTAAGGATATTTTAATCGTGACGATTGAAAGATAAGAAAATGGCTAATCATAATAGAAATCATGACCAACCATTCTTTCCAGAGCTTAAATCTTCACCAAATCGACGACGGATCCTGTTTTTGCATCTGCTGCAAACTCAAATTGCTCAAGTTCACCGTTTTTTACTCGAGAAATTCCACCTTTATACACATTCATACTAATGGCTTCTTTTTGAAATTTCTCAGGCGTCATATATATCCATGATCCATCAATTGGACCCTCTTGTTTAAAAGAATTTTTAATTTCGTTTAATACTAACTCTGCTGAACGATTGAAATCCATCTTATTTGTAGCTTTGCTGGCAATAACACCAATAACAATTCCAGTTCCAAGTCCCATCATATAATCCTTTAATTTCATTAGTATTCCTCCCTATCTCATTTTTTTTAGTGTATCATACATCCTCGTTTCGATTAAATTTTTCGGTTCACGAAGTTTTAATGTAGTAAACGAACCGATCTTTTATTACAATAGAATGTGAAGATAATTTTCTACATAGCTTTAGGAGGCTTTTTTATATGAATGAAGAGACGCGCTCACTATTTAAAACGTTGACAGAACTACCAGGAGCCCCTGGAAATGAGTATGCTGTTCGTGCCTTTATGCGCAATGAACTGACTAAATATTCAGATGAAATTGTTCAGGATAATTTAGGTGGAATATTTGGGCTTAAAAAAGGGGACGAAAATGGTCCAAAAATTTTAGTTGCAGGTCATATGGATGAAGTTGGATTTATGGTTTCTGGAATCACCGATAATGGAATGATTCGTTTTCAACCATTGGGCGGTTGGTGGAGCCAGGTTTTACTTGCGCAAAGAGTAGACGTTGTCACTAAAGATCAAACAATTCCTGGAGTAATCGGTTCTATTCCTCCACACTTGTTAAGCGACGAGCTACGAAACAAACCGATGGATATAAAAAATATGCTAATTGATGTTGGAGCAGATGATAAAGAGGATGCTCTACGAATGGGTATTAAACCAGGAGATCAAATCTTACCGGTTTGTTCATTTACACCAATGGCAAATGATAAAAAAATTATGGCAAAGGCTTGGGACAATCGTTATGGCTGTGGTTTAGCAATTGAGCTTTTAAAAGAAGTACAAAATGAGCAATTGCCGAATATGCTTTATTCTGGTGCGAATGTTATGGAAGAAGTTGGTCTTAGAGGTGCACAGGCATCTGCGAACATGATTAATCCTGACTTATTCTTTGCCCTAGATGCAAGTCCTGCAAATGATGCTTCTGGTAACAAAAATGAGTTTGGACAACTAGGAAAAGGGGCATTACTACGAATTTTCGATCGTACAATGGTGACGCACCGTGGTATGCGTGAATTCGTTTTAGATACGGCAGAAACACATAAAATTCCATATCAGTATTTCATCTCACAGGGCGGAACAGACGCTGGACGTGTTCATACATCGAATGAAGGTATCCCAAGTGCAGTAATCGGTATTTGCTCACGATATATCCATACGTCAGCTTCTATTATTCATACAGATGATTATGCTGCAGCGAAAGAGCTTATTGTAAAACTAGTTAAGTCATGCGATCGTACAACTTTGGAGACAATTAAAGCGAATGTATAAATGAACAAATTTTCAACAGAAAATATAATTTAACTTCGACAATTTTAAAAGATGCCTCCCGGGGCATCTTTTTATCTAGAAAGGGGGATTAATGTATGAAAATATTAATAGGTACACATAATAGAGCTAAAACAAAAGCGGTTCAAGCGATTTCAAGTATTTATTATCCAAATGCTAAATTTGAGAATATAGAAGTTCCATCCCTAGTTTCCGATCAACCATTGAGTCAGGAAGAGACAAGGCAAGGTGCTATTAACCGAGCCAAGCATCTTATGGAAGATACAGATGCTCTGTTTGGAATAGGTTTAGAAGGTGGAGTTCAAGAAATAGATGGCCAGATGTACATTTGTAATTGGGGTGCCCTGGTGACACAAAAGGGAGATGTTTTTACGGCTACTGGAGCTGGAGTTCCACTGCCTAAGGAATTAGCAGAACAATTACTAGGCGGTGCGGAACTTGGGCCTGTAATGGACGTCTATACTAATAAGAACGATATTCGACATGATGAAGGTGCAATTGGTGTATTTTCAAATGGACTTGTTAATAGAAGTACTATGTTTGAGCATATAATGCTTTTATTGATAGGGCAATTTGAATTTGCCAATAAGCCCAAGTAGTTGCAACTGTAGAAAATCATCGTTAAAATATATACCAGTTATGCACTGAATGGAGGAAAGGGAATGGCTCGAAAATGGATGCGATTCTTGATCGCGTCACTAGCTGTCATTTTATTAGCTGGATGTTCTTCTCTGGAAGAACAGTCTCTAGATGGGCTTGAGAATGCAAAAGTAGTGTTTCAAGACGATGCAGAAAAACCAAATGAAAAAGTGAATGATATGAATATATTTATACCTAGTGGTTTTTCAATAGAGGAAGAATCGGATACGACGAATATTATTCTTTCAAAAGGAAATGATTCATATATTCTCTTTATTAATCCAAATGAATTACAGAGCAGTCAACTATACTATGATTTAATGACGTCAGATAGTAATCTAGAAGTATTAGATGAAAAAACATTTGAGCAAAATGGTCGATTTGGATTTGCTGCAATTATTGAAAACAGTAAAGAAAAGTATGAGCTTATAACGAGTATTGGTGGTATTAAATTAACAACTATTTCAGAGCAACAAAATATTGCCAATAACTTAGAGGACATGATGCTAATTGTGAGGTCAATTTCAACAAACTAGAGGAGTGATACATATGGAAAACCTAGCTTCAATAGAACAATTCGAACAGTTAAAGCAGCAAGGAAAAGTCGTGTTTAAATTCACAGCCGGCTGGTGTCCAGATTGTCATTTTATCGATCCATTTATGGGTGAGGTAGAAGAAAAATTTACGGATATCACTTTTATATCTGTAGACCGTGATCAGTTTATCGATTTATGTATCGAGCTTGATATATTTGGTATTCCTAGTTTCCTAGCATTTGAAAATGGCGAAGAAAAAGGTCGATTTGTTAGTAAGGATCGTAAAACTAGGGAAGAAATTGAATCATTTCTTCAATCGATTTAATCCATCAAAACGGTTCACCTAGTGGACCGTTTTGTTTTATGAAAGGAAAAGATAAAAGATGAAAGCACTTGAACTAGTAAGACTCTTAAAAACAAAGCTTTCCGAAGATCTATATACGTATGATTATAATAGAGAAACAAATAAGCTCAGATTGACTCATAAAGCAACAGGAAAAGGAATTGAGATTTCAGTTCCTCCAATTTTAGCTAAATATGAAACGAAAAAAGAAGCGGCGATTAATGAGGTAGTGTATACGATACACGAAACATTTAAAGCTATGGAAAAAGAGATGGCTGGTGAAATAGATCCATCATTTTCGGTATATCCAGTTATTCGTTCCACTTCTTTTCCACTTAATTCTAATGAGGGTAATCGTTTTATCACGAAGGATCATACAGCAGAGACTCGTATTTACTATGCAGTTGATCTAGGTAGCACTTACCGTTTACTAGATGAAAAAATGTTGGCGGATTGGAAAATAAGAGAGACAGAAGTACGTGAACGAGCACTCTTCCAAGTAAGAAATTTAGAAAATCACTTTAAAACAGATGAGGTAGCAGGCAATATTTTTTATTTCTTTAATAATAACGATGGATACGATGCAAGTCGTATACTAAACGAATCGCTATTAAAAGAGATGAAAAAGAAAATTACCGGAGATATGACTATTTCTGTACCCCATCAAGATGTTATGATAATTGGTGATATAAGAAATGAAACAGGTTACGACGTTCTAGCGCAAATGACGATGCATTTCTTCACCGTAGGAATCGTACCGATTACTTCATTATCTTTCATCTATGACAATGGAGATTTAGAACCAATATTTATCATGGCGAAAAATCGAGTATCAAAGGAGAACGAAGACAAATGAATATTTTTTACAACAAACCTGGAGTTGGAGATGTATTATTAATCCAATTAACACCTGAAAAAAAACAAAAAGTTATAACGGAAACAAATGGCGATGTTACGCAAGTAAAAGATGCACAAACAAACGAAGTGTTGGCTATCAACATTTTTGAATTCAGTAAATATAAAGAACTGGATGTACAAGGTAATGTTCCTTTAACTGCTGAAATAGTAGAAGCTGTACAACAAATTTTAACGAAAAATGACGTTTCTTTTACCTTAGAAGTGGATCTATCTCCTAAGTTTGTAGTCGGCCATGTGGACTCGTTAGAACAGCACCCAAATGCCGATAAATTAAAAGTATGCCAAGTAAACGTTGGGGAATCTACGTTGCAAATCGTATGTGGTGCACCTAACGTAGAAGCAGGACAAAAAGTAGTAGTAGCTAAAGTAGGTGCAGTAATGCCTTCAGGAATGGTTATTAAAGACGCTGAACTTAGAGGTGTTGCATCGAGTGGTATGCTATGCTCTGCAAGAGAATTGGCGATTCCAAACGCTCCAGAAGTAAAAGGAATTCTTATTTTAGACGAGCAAAAAGAAGTTGGAAGTGAATTTTTAGTTTAATGAATGAAAAGCATGCCTTATAGGTGTGCTTTTTTCGTTAATGAACAAAACAGTACATATAATGACCTCTATGATTTCCCCTTCAGGCGGACGCTTACCGTAGTCGTTCCCACAGCCTATTTCGCTGCAGGTCTTCACCTAACGCTAATCTCTCTGGAGTTACCGCCTTGCGATCCAATCATTTAAGTGAGTAGTTATTATTAATTAAAGTAGCCTTTATGAAAAACACGATGAATATGCAGGGTCATTTAAAGGCACTATGCTTTGCAGTCTCCCTCGTGACTAGAGAACAAACGATTAGTAATACGATTCTACACATTTAGTCTGTGAATTAGCAAAAAAATAGTTAAATTATCCATTATGCAAGAAATAAGACGTTTCTGGAAAACTAGTAAAAAAACCTTCCTATTTATAGAACAAGCGCCCGAAGATATAATTTCGGTCGCTCTAACGCCACTCTATATGATAGATACCAGTTAATTTTATGTCGTATACTTTTTGACTAGTAGAAGAAATACATAAGAAATGACCTGAGGGAGGTGTCTGCCAGACAAACGCCAAAAGAGAGGCTGGTCGTGACTCAGTCACCACCTGCCTCTCAAAAAAACAATCGGTAATAATATTGCAAGTCTGTCCAAAGCACTTCGGAAACTAAACAGGTTTTGAACTTAAAGCACTGGGTCTCTTGGTTCGGTTATCCTAAATTGGAATAGTTAGTAACACTCCACTTATCTAATTAAGACGATACATGAATTTCAATGTTGGTTAATGATGTTCATATGTTATTTTACTTGCGAATCGGAATATTTATCCATTAATTTCGACCTCCCAATACATAAGTGGCATTTTCGGGATAGGTAAAATTGTAAAACACATGATTTTTTTCCCATTCTACCTCATAAATACAGACGAAACCTATTATTATTGGTAGAATAAGAGGTATCTTTTAGAAAGAGTGATGAATTTGAATTGGTTAAAAAAACTATTTGCATCAGAAGAAAAAGAATATGAAGAGGAATACAAAGAGCAGCAACAAATAGTACATTCTAAAGCGAAGAAAACTCCTTTTCGTTTCCCGTTAATATCAGATGAAGAGAAAAATGAGACATTATATGGATATCCAAAGGAAGAAAAAATAGTTGAAACATATAAAGAAGAACCTTATTTCAAGGAGCCCGAATATAAACCATTACATACACAAAACTTATGGCAGCAAAGAGCGCAACCTACTGTAATACATCGGGCAGAGAAGAAAATAGTAGAGGAAAAAAAAGTAGTAGATACTCCCGTTATAAATCGAAAGAAAAGAGCATTCACACCTACAGAAGTGCCTTCTCCGATTTATGGATATTCCAAAACAACAATAGATAATAAAGTAAAAGAAAAAGAGATTTTAGTAGAAAAAGAACAAAAAACGGATACGGTAAGTTCAGAGGTACTATTTAATCCGGAACCAATTAGTCCAGTACAAGAAGTGGTGGAAGAAGTAAGCCATGTAATTCAAGCAAGTGAAGTTGAACAATTTGTCCAGGGAAATGAAGTAGAAGAAGTTCGAGAGGTTGAAGTAGTACAGGATGACCTACAACTAACTGAGCTTGTAGAAGTTGTACAAGCAGAGGTAGCTGTAACGCAAGCACAAGATACAATTGAACCAGTTCATAATGAAGTGGAAGATGCACAAGAGGTTGAAGTAGTTCAGGATGATTTACAAGTAACTGAGTTAGTAGAAGTTGTACAAGCAGAGGTAGCTGTAACGCAAGTACAAGAAACAATTGAACCAGTTCAAAATATGGAGATCCTAGAAACAGAAAAACCTGTGAAAGAAAACATTAGACCTTTTAATGTACTAATGTTGAAATCAGATAAAAGTAAAATGAATAGAATAGATACTATGAACAAAATATCCCCTGTTGCAAAGAAAGCGGTCACTACAACAGCGCCATCAATTCAACAGGAACAAAAACAAATGATTGAGCAGGTTCAAGTGAATAAGCAAGAAATAGAGCCAATAGTAGTGGAAGAGCAAGAAGAAATCCAAACAAATTATGTAAGACCATCTTTTAGTCATTTACTTCCGCCCGAAATGAATGTGGAGGATAAAGAATGGATGGAGGAACAGGCATTCACGTTAGTAGATACGCTATCTCATTTTCAAGTTACGGGTGAAATTGTTCAAATGGTACAGGGACCAGCCGTCACCCAATTTGAAATTACAGTTGGTCAGGGGACTAAAGTAAGTAAAATACGTAACCTAGCGGATGACCTAAAGCTTGCATTAGCAGCAAAGGATATTCGAATTCAAGCACCTATTCCAGGAAAGAGCTCAATAGGAATTGAGATACCAAACAGAAAATCTCGTGCAGTGCGCTTATCTGAAGTAATAAATACAGATACATTTTTACACTCAGAATCCCCGCTAGAGGCGGCCTTAGGATTGGATCTTACAGGCAAACCAGTGACATTGGATTTGCGTAAAATGCCGCATGGACTAATTGCGGGAGCGACTGGATCTGGGAAATCTGTATTTATTAACTCATTATTAGTAAGTCTGTTGTATAAAGCGACGCCTGATGAAGTAAAATTATTACTAATCGATCCAAAAATGGTTGAGCTTGCACCATTTAATCATATTCCCCATCTTGTCAGTCCAGTCATTACGGATGTAAAAGCCGCAACTG carries:
- a CDS encoding M42 family metallopeptidase; translation: MNEETRSLFKTLTELPGAPGNEYAVRAFMRNELTKYSDEIVQDNLGGIFGLKKGDENGPKILVAGHMDEVGFMVSGITDNGMIRFQPLGGWWSQVLLAQRVDVVTKDQTIPGVIGSIPPHLLSDELRNKPMDIKNMLIDVGADDKEDALRMGIKPGDQILPVCSFTPMANDKKIMAKAWDNRYGCGLAIELLKEVQNEQLPNMLYSGANVMEEVGLRGAQASANMINPDLFFALDASPANDASGNKNEFGQLGKGALLRIFDRTMVTHRGMREFVLDTAETHKIPYQYFISQGGTDAGRVHTSNEGIPSAVIGICSRYIHTSASIIHTDDYAAAKELIVKLVKSCDRTTLETIKANV
- a CDS encoding thioredoxin family protein, producing the protein MENLASIEQFEQLKQQGKVVFKFTAGWCPDCHFIDPFMGEVEEKFTDITFISVDRDQFIDLCIELDIFGIPSFLAFENGEEKGRFVSKDRKTREEIESFLQSI
- a CDS encoding DUF1444 family protein, whose product is MKALELVRLLKTKLSEDLYTYDYNRETNKLRLTHKATGKGIEISVPPILAKYETKKEAAINEVVYTIHETFKAMEKEMAGEIDPSFSVYPVIRSTSFPLNSNEGNRFITKDHTAETRIYYAVDLGSTYRLLDEKMLADWKIRETEVRERALFQVRNLENHFKTDEVAGNIFYFFNNNDGYDASRILNESLLKEMKKKITGDMTISVPHQDVMIIGDIRNETGYDVLAQMTMHFFTVGIVPITSLSFIYDNGDLEPIFIMAKNRVSKENEDK
- a CDS encoding DUF84 family protein, encoding MKILIGTHNRAKTKAVQAISSIYYPNAKFENIEVPSLVSDQPLSQEETRQGAINRAKHLMEDTDALFGIGLEGGVQEIDGQMYICNWGALVTQKGDVFTATGAGVPLPKELAEQLLGGAELGPVMDVYTNKNDIRHDEGAIGVFSNGLVNRSTMFEHIMLLLIGQFEFANKPK
- the ytpR gene encoding YtpR family tRNA-binding protein produces the protein MNIFYNKPGVGDVLLIQLTPEKKQKVITETNGDVTQVKDAQTNEVLAINIFEFSKYKELDVQGNVPLTAEIVEAVQQILTKNDVSFTLEVDLSPKFVVGHVDSLEQHPNADKLKVCQVNVGESTLQIVCGAPNVEAGQKVVVAKVGAVMPSGMVIKDAELRGVASSGMLCSARELAIPNAPEVKGILILDEQKEVGSEFLV
- a CDS encoding DNA translocase FtsK produces the protein MNWLKKLFASEEKEYEEEYKEQQQIVHSKAKKTPFRFPLISDEEKNETLYGYPKEEKIVETYKEEPYFKEPEYKPLHTQNLWQQRAQPTVIHRAEKKIVEEKKVVDTPVINRKKRAFTPTEVPSPIYGYSKTTIDNKVKEKEILVEKEQKTDTVSSEVLFNPEPISPVQEVVEEVSHVIQASEVEQFVQGNEVEEVREVEVVQDDLQLTELVEVVQAEVAVTQAQDTIEPVHNEVEDAQEVEVVQDDLQVTELVEVVQAEVAVTQVQETIEPVQNMEILETEKPVKENIRPFNVLMLKSDKSKMNRIDTMNKISPVAKKAVTTTAPSIQQEQKQMIEQVQVNKQEIEPIVVEEQEEIQTNYVRPSFSHLLPPEMNVEDKEWMEEQAFTLVDTLSHFQVTGEIVQMVQGPAVTQFEITVGQGTKVSKIRNLADDLKLALAAKDIRIQAPIPGKSSIGIEIPNRKSRAVRLSEVINTDTFLHSESPLEAALGLDLTGKPVTLDLRKMPHGLIAGATGSGKSVFINSLLVSLLYKATPDEVKLLLIDPKMVELAPFNHIPHLVSPVITDVKAATAALKWAVEEMERRYQLFAHIGVRDITRYNTLATEKRQFAQKLPYIVIVIDELADLMMMAPTEVEDAICRIAQKARACGIHLVLATQRPSVDVITGLIKANIPTRIAFSVSSQIDSRTILDQQGAERLLGKGDMLYQGNGMSSPVRIQGTYVSDDEIESVIEYARSQGNPDYMFEQEELLQKEITSEQDDLFEEACRFIVEQGTASTSLLQRKFHLGYNRAARLIDAMYENGYITEQKGSKARDVLLTSDTLDEIFS